A region of Streptomyces sp. NBC_01267 DNA encodes the following proteins:
- the cpaB gene encoding Flp pilus assembly protein CpaB translates to MNSRQRRGVVLLLLSALCAIAAVVGVLSVIRNVNAKVGPEVTAYRVRSDIAPYQQLTAGDFEETRMPRRWLSDNAVTDLGQIRGKIAVTPLHKGSLLQTDMIVRQPELAPGEQEIAIMIDASTGVAGKITPGSSVNIYATFKGDGKNVPDTSKVIVSGARVVDVGKITALDPNQNENDRTRQATDAVPITFALKTLDAQRVAYAESFATHVRLALVAAGGGGAVAQRDRTYTLDGDK, encoded by the coding sequence GTGAACTCACGCCAGCGCCGCGGCGTCGTCCTGCTGCTCCTGTCGGCCCTCTGCGCCATCGCGGCCGTCGTCGGGGTGCTCTCCGTGATCCGCAACGTGAATGCGAAGGTCGGCCCGGAGGTCACGGCGTACCGGGTGCGCAGCGACATAGCCCCGTACCAGCAGCTCACCGCAGGCGACTTCGAGGAGACGCGGATGCCCCGGCGCTGGCTGTCGGACAACGCGGTGACCGACCTCGGCCAGATACGCGGCAAGATCGCCGTCACCCCGCTGCACAAGGGTTCGCTGCTACAGACCGACATGATCGTCCGGCAGCCCGAACTGGCCCCGGGCGAACAGGAGATCGCCATCATGATCGACGCCTCCACCGGCGTCGCCGGAAAGATCACCCCGGGGTCCAGCGTCAACATCTACGCGACGTTCAAGGGCGACGGCAAGAACGTCCCCGACACCTCCAAGGTCATCGTCTCCGGCGCCCGGGTGGTGGACGTCGGCAAGATCACCGCCCTCGACCCGAACCAGAACGAGAACGACCGCACCCGGCAGGCCACCGACGCCGTCCCGATCACCTTCGCCCTGAAGACGCTCGACGCCCAGCGCGTGGCGTACGCGGAGTCCTTCGCGACGCACGTACGGCTCGCCCTCGTCGCGGCAGGCGGCGGCGGGGCCGTGGCCCAGCGCGACCGCACCTACACCCTCGACGGCGACAAGTGA
- a CDS encoding CpaF family protein — protein sequence MSLRSRITPPEEHGGGREDGHQVAAYRAKLLEEIDLAEMSSLAAADRRARLERVLGHIISREGPVLSTAERSQLIRRVVDEALGLGVLEPLLEDASITEIMVNGPDAIFVERAGRVEQLPMRFASTEQLMQTIERIVSTVNRRVDESNPMVDARLPSGERVNVIIPPLALTGPTLTIRRFPRAYRLQELIALGTLDEQMLLLLSAFVRARFNVIVSGGTGSGKTTLLNALSGLIPEHERIITVEDAAELQLQQSHVIRLETRPANVEGKGRITIRDLVRNSLRMRPDRIIVGEVRGGETLDMLQAMSTGHDGSLATVHSNSAEDALMRLQTLGSMSEVEIPFEALRDQINSAVDVIVQLTRHADGSRKVSEIVMLVSHGREPFQLATLSRYHAQPMSADRVVHGQFEHLPLPRRVAERLHLANEALPPAFGVVEGIDPLNTREAR from the coding sequence ATGAGTCTGCGCTCGCGCATCACCCCTCCCGAGGAGCACGGCGGCGGCCGGGAGGACGGTCATCAGGTCGCCGCCTACCGCGCCAAACTCCTCGAAGAGATCGACCTCGCGGAGATGTCCTCGCTCGCCGCCGCCGACCGGCGCGCCCGGCTGGAGCGGGTGCTGGGCCACATCATCAGCCGCGAGGGGCCGGTCCTCTCCACCGCCGAGCGCTCCCAGCTGATCCGCCGCGTCGTCGACGAAGCGCTCGGCCTCGGCGTACTCGAACCGCTCCTCGAAGACGCGTCGATCACCGAGATCATGGTCAACGGCCCCGACGCGATCTTCGTCGAGCGCGCGGGCCGGGTGGAACAGCTCCCCATGCGCTTCGCCTCCACCGAACAGCTGATGCAGACCATCGAGCGCATCGTCTCGACCGTCAACCGCCGGGTGGACGAGTCGAATCCGATGGTCGACGCCCGCCTCCCGTCCGGTGAGCGCGTCAACGTCATCATTCCGCCGCTCGCCCTGACCGGCCCCACCCTCACGATCCGCCGTTTCCCCCGCGCGTACCGCCTCCAGGAACTGATCGCCCTCGGCACGCTCGACGAGCAGATGCTGCTGCTGCTCTCGGCGTTCGTACGGGCCCGCTTCAACGTGATCGTCTCCGGCGGTACGGGCTCCGGCAAGACCACCCTGCTCAACGCGCTCTCCGGCCTCATCCCCGAGCACGAGCGCATCATCACCGTCGAGGACGCCGCCGAACTCCAGCTCCAGCAGTCCCATGTGATCCGGCTGGAGACCCGCCCGGCGAACGTCGAGGGCAAGGGCCGGATCACCATCCGCGACCTGGTCCGCAACTCCCTGCGCATGCGCCCCGACCGGATCATCGTCGGCGAGGTACGCGGCGGCGAGACCCTCGACATGCTCCAGGCGATGTCCACGGGCCACGACGGCTCGCTCGCCACCGTCCACTCCAACAGCGCCGAGGACGCCCTGATGAGGCTCCAGACCCTGGGCTCCATGTCCGAGGTGGAGATCCCCTTCGAGGCGCTGCGCGACCAGATCAACAGCGCGGTCGACGTCATCGTCCAGCTCACCCGGCACGCCGACGGCTCCCGCAAGGTCAGCGAGATCGTGATGCTCGTCAGCCACGGCCGCGAACCGTTCCAGCTCGCCACCCTGTCCCGCTACCACGCGCAGCCGATGAGCGCGGACCGTGTCGTGCACGGACAGTTCGAACATCTGCCGCTGCCGCGCCGGGTCGCGGAGCGGCTCCACCTGGCGAACGAGGCGCTTCCACCCGCGTTCGGCGTCGTGGAGGGCATCGACCCGCTCAACACGAGAGAGGCGAGGTAG
- a CDS encoding pilus assembly protein TadG-related protein, producing MLIYVVVVAGLLFLAYAYFAFAQAAAARSGAQSAADAAALAAAQDVRNEMADGLTNSLGHSDVWVDWLLGNEPVPGMGEAAADQLAAQNDAMLDGLAPTTVRGYPAFRASVTTLSTVGKSVIPGTESRHAKAHAVAMIEPRCSAAPSSDPKLIEFNCDGGQHWKIDPKNLDDIQLPQPKDLFAVHLAE from the coding sequence ATGCTCATCTACGTTGTCGTGGTGGCGGGCCTGCTTTTCCTCGCCTACGCGTACTTTGCGTTTGCTCAGGCAGCTGCGGCCCGCAGCGGAGCCCAATCAGCCGCAGATGCGGCCGCATTGGCGGCGGCCCAGGACGTACGGAACGAGATGGCCGACGGCTTGACCAACTCGCTCGGGCACTCGGATGTCTGGGTCGACTGGCTGCTCGGCAATGAGCCCGTTCCCGGCATGGGGGAAGCAGCGGCGGACCAGCTTGCCGCCCAGAACGATGCCATGCTCGACGGGCTCGCGCCTACCACGGTCAGGGGCTACCCCGCCTTCCGGGCAAGCGTCACGACACTTTCCACGGTGGGCAAGTCGGTGATTCCCGGAACAGAGAGTCGGCACGCCAAGGCGCATGCCGTCGCCATGATCGAGCCACGCTGCTCGGCGGCGCCGTCGAGCGACCCGAAGCTCATCGAGTTCAACTGCGACGGCGGTCAGCACTGGAAGATCGATCCCAAGAATCTTGACGACATCCAACTGCCCCAGCCGAAAGACCTGTTCGCTGTCCACCTGGCCGAGTAA
- a CDS encoding DUF5936 domain-containing protein, producing the protein MVGLLLALLLGAAIAGIFQGIRMYRAEAKIPSDLAVALEVGATRVGGVEAAIDRAGMRFAPAVLKAMGPRSVEKKRRRIDSAGNPGGLTVDRYAARRAVYGIFGGLAALALLTNGSPVLACLALAYGVLAADATIWQAIRKRKDIIERTLPDFLDVLAVVVSAGLGFRQALERVAEKYAGPWADELRITLRQMDMGVSRRQAFDELRRRNGSEQVSQFVSALQQGEELGAPIAETLIQIANDMRRTDAQNSRRRAAKAIPQATVVTLISMVPATLILIVTNMFLGSETDFGSLFGN; encoded by the coding sequence ATGGTGGGACTGCTACTGGCTCTGCTGCTCGGCGCGGCCATCGCCGGGATCTTCCAGGGCATCCGGATGTACCGCGCCGAGGCCAAGATCCCCAGCGACCTCGCGGTCGCCCTGGAGGTCGGAGCCACCCGGGTGGGCGGAGTCGAGGCCGCGATCGACCGGGCCGGGATGCGCTTCGCGCCCGCCGTGCTCAAGGCGATGGGCCCCCGGTCCGTGGAGAAGAAGCGCCGCAGGATAGACAGCGCGGGCAACCCCGGCGGCCTGACCGTCGACCGCTACGCGGCCCGCCGCGCGGTGTACGGCATCTTCGGCGGGCTGGCCGCGCTGGCCCTCCTCACCAACGGCAGCCCGGTCCTCGCCTGCCTCGCTCTCGCGTACGGAGTCCTCGCCGCCGACGCGACCATCTGGCAGGCCATCCGCAAGCGCAAGGACATCATCGAGCGGACCCTGCCGGACTTCCTGGACGTGCTCGCCGTCGTCGTCAGCGCCGGACTCGGCTTCCGGCAGGCACTGGAGCGGGTCGCGGAGAAGTACGCGGGACCCTGGGCCGACGAACTGCGCATCACTCTGCGCCAGATGGACATGGGCGTCAGCCGCCGCCAGGCCTTCGACGAACTGCGCCGGCGCAACGGCTCCGAGCAGGTCTCGCAGTTCGTCAGCGCGCTCCAGCAGGGCGAGGAACTCGGCGCGCCGATCGCCGAGACCCTCATACAGATCGCCAACGACATGCGCCGCACCGACGCCCAGAACTCCCGCCGGCGCGCGGCCAAGGCAATCCCGCAGGCCACAGTGGTCACTCTGATCTCGATGGTCCCGGCCACCCTCATCCTGATCGTGACCAACATGTTCCTCGGCTCGGAGACCGACTTCGGCTCCCTCTTCGGGAACTGA
- a CDS encoding aminopeptidase P family protein — MAKGRRNGLYSEISEELSALMRTGWADTERHDLTLAEQSPHAARRRAALSARFPGERLVIPSGNLKVRSNDDTYPFRPYTGYVHMTGDQVRDGALVLEPRADGGHDAYCYQLPRDSRDNNEFWTGPTAELWMGRRRSLAESELVLGLPCRDVRTAAEDLAAAPAVPTRIVRGIDPALTAAVTTDEERDAELDEALSDLRLVKDEWEITELRKAVDSTVRGFTDVIGDLSTAVASSERWIEGTFFRRARLEGNAVGYGSICAAGEHATIMHWTDNDGPVRPGDLLLLDAGVETKTLYTADVTRTLPIDGTFTPVQRKVYDAVYEAQEAGMAAVKPGAAYRDFHEASQRHLAEQLVEWGFIEGPADRAYELGLQRRFTMAGTGHMLGLDVHDCAQARNEEYVDGVLEPGMVLTVEPGLYFQPDDLTVPEEWRGIGVRIEDDLVVTEDGNENLSDGLPRSADDVEAWMARFAG; from the coding sequence GTGGCGAAAGGCCGAAGGAACGGTCTCTACTCAGAGATCTCCGAGGAACTGTCCGCTCTGATGCGGACGGGCTGGGCGGACACCGAGCGGCACGACCTGACGCTCGCCGAGCAGTCCCCGCACGCGGCCCGCCGCCGCGCGGCGCTCTCCGCGCGCTTCCCGGGCGAGCGCCTCGTGATTCCCTCCGGGAACCTCAAGGTCCGTTCGAACGACGACACCTACCCCTTCCGCCCGTACACGGGCTACGTACACATGACCGGCGACCAGGTCCGGGACGGCGCGCTCGTCCTCGAACCCCGTGCGGACGGCGGCCACGACGCCTACTGCTACCAGCTGCCGCGCGACAGCAGGGACAACAACGAGTTCTGGACCGGTCCCACGGCGGAGCTGTGGATGGGCCGCCGCCGTTCCCTCGCCGAGTCGGAACTGGTACTCGGCCTGCCCTGCCGCGACGTCCGTACGGCTGCCGAGGACCTGGCCGCCGCCCCCGCCGTGCCGACCCGGATCGTCCGCGGTATCGACCCGGCCCTGACGGCCGCGGTCACCACCGACGAGGAGCGCGACGCCGAACTGGACGAGGCGCTCAGCGATCTCCGCCTCGTCAAGGACGAGTGGGAGATCACCGAGCTGCGCAAGGCCGTGGACTCCACCGTGCGCGGATTCACCGATGTGATCGGTGACCTGTCCACGGCGGTCGCGTCGTCCGAGCGGTGGATCGAGGGCACGTTCTTCCGCCGCGCCCGCCTTGAGGGCAACGCCGTCGGTTACGGCTCGATCTGCGCCGCGGGCGAGCACGCCACGATCATGCACTGGACGGACAACGACGGCCCGGTGCGCCCCGGCGACCTGCTCCTGCTGGACGCGGGCGTCGAGACGAAGACCCTCTACACCGCCGACGTCACGCGCACGCTCCCGATCGACGGCACCTTCACGCCCGTGCAGCGCAAGGTCTACGACGCGGTGTACGAGGCCCAGGAGGCGGGCATGGCCGCCGTCAAGCCGGGCGCCGCGTACCGCGACTTCCACGAGGCGTCCCAGCGCCACCTCGCGGAGCAGCTGGTCGAGTGGGGCTTCATCGAGGGCCCGGCCGACCGCGCGTACGAACTCGGCCTCCAGCGCCGCTTCACCATGGCGGGCACCGGCCACATGCTCGGTCTGGACGTCCACGACTGCGCGCAGGCCCGGAACGAGGAGTACGTCGACGGCGTACTGGAGCCCGGCATGGTGCTCACGGTCGAGCCCGGACTGTACTTCCAGCCGGACGACCTCACCGTGCCCGAGGAGTGGCGCGGCATCGGCGTCCGCATCGAGGACGACCTGGTCGTCACCGAGGACGGCAACGAGAACCTGTCGGACGGCCTGCCGCGGTCGGCCGACGACGTCGAGGCATGGATGGCCCGCTTCGCCGGCTGA
- a CDS encoding type II secretion system F family protein produces the protein MNNTALLAIGSTLLCGGLAVAGIHVYASGKAQREALVDRLSYTGPPPTGLRTRRFTGVDRRLRRTALGKRIQLRLSATGLDLTPGEFTVYVLGGVAALWLIASAVLAPFFGPVAGLVALWAGNTFLNWQRQKRIEAFINQLPELSRILANATAAGLALRTALGMAAEELDAPAGEELATVTSQLALGRSIDEALGELAERLPSRELVVLVTTLVLSNRAGGTVVGSLRNLTETLEERKETRREVITMLSEVNATAYTLPLLGLGAMIMLNSMDPGSLARMTGHPLGQAAVIVALALYAVGFVGMRRLGKIEV, from the coding sequence ATGAACAACACCGCTCTGCTGGCGATCGGCAGCACGCTGCTCTGCGGCGGCCTGGCCGTCGCCGGTATCCATGTCTACGCCTCGGGGAAGGCCCAGCGCGAGGCCCTGGTCGACCGGCTCTCGTACACCGGACCGCCGCCCACCGGACTGCGCACCCGGCGCTTCACCGGCGTGGACCGCAGACTCCGCAGGACCGCACTGGGCAAGCGCATCCAGCTGCGGCTCTCGGCCACCGGCCTGGACCTCACCCCCGGCGAGTTCACCGTGTACGTCCTCGGCGGCGTCGCGGCGCTCTGGCTGATCGCTTCCGCCGTACTGGCCCCGTTCTTCGGCCCGGTCGCCGGACTCGTCGCCCTCTGGGCGGGCAACACCTTCCTCAACTGGCAGCGCCAGAAACGCATCGAGGCGTTCATCAACCAGTTGCCCGAGCTGTCCAGGATCCTGGCCAACGCCACCGCCGCCGGGCTCGCGCTCCGTACCGCCCTGGGCATGGCGGCCGAGGAACTCGACGCGCCGGCCGGAGAGGAACTGGCCACGGTCACCAGCCAGTTGGCGCTCGGCCGGTCCATCGACGAAGCCCTGGGCGAGCTGGCCGAACGGCTGCCCTCCCGTGAACTGGTCGTACTCGTCACCACCCTCGTCCTCTCCAACCGCGCGGGCGGAACGGTCGTCGGCAGCCTGCGCAACCTCACCGAGACCCTGGAGGAGCGCAAGGAGACCCGACGCGAGGTCATCACGATGCTCTCCGAGGTCAACGCCACCGCGTACACCCTCCCGCTGCTCGGCCTCGGCGCCATGATCATGCTGAACTCCATGGACCCCGGCTCGCTCGCCCGGATGACCGGGCACCCCCTCGGCCAGGCCGCGGTGATCGTGGCCCTCGCCCTGTACGCCGTCGGGTTCGTCGGCATGCGCCGCCTCGGCAAGATCGAAGTCTGA
- a CDS encoding S1 family peptidase — MKKPLVGALLALALAGAAATPAVAATSRPTVKAVDFAGTVALSNCSGSVVRMPDSQPDDPALVLSNGHCLETGFPAAGEVITDQPSSRTFSLLNSAGSSVATLKASKVAYATMTDTDISLYQLTSTYAQIQSKYGIAALELNAAHPTQGTAIKVVSGYWKKIYSCNVDGFVYRLKEGDWTWKDSLRYTSACDTIGGTSGSPVIDTATGKVVAVNNTGNEDGQTCTENNPCEVDENGNVTIHQGINYAEETYGIVACVGAGNKIDLSLAGCTLPKP; from the coding sequence ATGAAGAAGCCTCTCGTCGGCGCCCTGCTCGCCCTGGCCCTTGCGGGCGCGGCAGCGACGCCCGCGGTGGCGGCCACGAGCCGTCCCACGGTCAAGGCCGTCGACTTCGCCGGAACGGTGGCGCTGAGCAACTGCTCCGGCTCCGTCGTCCGGATGCCCGACTCCCAGCCCGACGACCCGGCGCTGGTGCTCTCCAACGGCCACTGCCTGGAGACGGGTTTCCCGGCGGCCGGTGAGGTCATCACCGACCAGCCGTCCAGCCGGACCTTCTCGCTGCTCAACTCCGCGGGCAGTTCGGTCGCCACGCTCAAGGCGAGCAAGGTGGCGTACGCGACGATGACCGACACGGACATCTCGCTGTACCAACTCACCTCCACCTACGCCCAGATCCAGAGCAAGTACGGCATCGCCGCGCTGGAACTGAACGCCGCCCACCCCACGCAGGGCACCGCGATCAAGGTCGTCTCCGGGTACTGGAAGAAGATCTACAGCTGCAATGTGGACGGCTTCGTGTACCGCCTCAAGGAGGGCGACTGGACCTGGAAGGACTCGCTCCGTTACACCTCCGCCTGCGACACCATCGGCGGTACGTCCGGCTCCCCGGTGATCGACACGGCGACCGGCAAGGTCGTCGCCGTCAACAACACCGGCAACGAGGACGGTCAGACCTGCACGGAGAACAACCCGTGCGAGGTGGACGAGAACGGCAACGTGACCATCCACCAGGGCATCAACTACGCCGAGGAGACGTACGGGATCGTGGCGTGCGTCGGCGCCGGTAACAAGATCGACCTGAGCCTCGCGGGGTGCACGCTGCCCAAGCCGTAA
- a CDS encoding TadE/TadG family type IV pilus assembly protein, translating to MRCVRGSLIPGTGRASGTGTGTGTGTGTGTGTGTGTVSATGRASGTATATARRDLRDDRGTAILEFTGMLPLLLFIGMAAIQLGIVGYSASQAGSAARAAARTESLQAGTGAAAGQAATADWLQGGTTITVGGGDTVTATATIRVPSVLPGIHLFGPVHRTVTMPRD from the coding sequence ATGAGGTGCGTACGTGGGTCACTGATACCGGGTACGGGCAGGGCCTCGGGCACAGGCACGGGCACAGGCACGGGTACGGGCACAGGCACGGGTACGGGTACGGGCACGGTCTCGGCTACGGGCAGGGCCTCGGGTACGGCAACAGCTACGGCCCGCAGGGACCTGCGCGACGACCGCGGCACCGCCATCCTCGAATTCACCGGGATGCTGCCCCTCCTCCTCTTCATCGGGATGGCCGCCATCCAGCTCGGGATCGTCGGGTACTCCGCCAGCCAGGCGGGCTCCGCCGCCCGCGCCGCGGCCCGCACCGAATCGCTCCAGGCCGGGACCGGCGCCGCCGCCGGGCAGGCCGCCACCGCGGACTGGCTCCAGGGCGGCACCACCATCACCGTCGGCGGCGGGGACACCGTGACCGCGACGGCCACCATCCGCGTCCCCTCCGTACTGCCGGGCATCCACCTCTTCGGACCCGTACACCGCACGGTGACCATGCCGCGCGACTGA
- a CDS encoding LuxR family transcriptional regulator, whose amino-acid sequence MTNAKLGEALRLLGIGHAAVRVYLALLELAPAPLSAIGAAAGLDGTELTTAYGALVDAGLASPAEAGGDVVAPVPPAAGLEILARHRAAEVEESRISVGGAFESFRRQRLAAYNDNLVEVVTGEAVGSRIRQAWASAREQIRQFESPPYFPLPDTTDDALATLARGVTQRVVYSRESLEYPGHLKEVIEPCVKAGEQARVLPSVPVKLVIIDESYALVSLSIREADVHNTMLVVQPCGLLSALMALFEQSWQNALPFHGRTTHPGGLPPADRRLLWLLAGGAGDDVIARELGISRRTLFRRLQILMAQLGAANRFQMALQAQRSGWL is encoded by the coding sequence ATGACGAACGCGAAGCTCGGCGAGGCCCTGCGGCTCCTGGGGATCGGCCACGCGGCGGTCCGGGTCTATCTGGCGCTGCTCGAACTGGCCCCGGCTCCGCTGAGCGCGATCGGCGCCGCAGCCGGTCTGGACGGTACGGAGCTGACCACGGCGTACGGCGCACTGGTCGACGCCGGTCTGGCCAGTCCTGCCGAGGCGGGCGGGGACGTGGTGGCTCCGGTTCCTCCGGCCGCGGGCCTGGAGATCCTGGCCCGGCACCGGGCTGCCGAGGTGGAGGAGTCGCGCATCAGCGTCGGCGGCGCGTTCGAGTCCTTCCGCCGCCAGCGGCTCGCCGCGTACAACGACAACCTCGTCGAGGTCGTGACCGGCGAGGCCGTGGGCTCCAGGATCCGTCAGGCATGGGCGAGCGCCCGCGAGCAGATCCGGCAGTTCGAGTCACCGCCGTACTTCCCCCTGCCCGACACCACGGACGACGCGCTGGCCACGCTGGCCCGCGGTGTGACGCAGCGTGTCGTGTACTCGCGGGAGTCGCTGGAGTATCCGGGGCATCTGAAGGAGGTCATCGAACCGTGCGTCAAGGCCGGTGAGCAGGCGAGGGTGCTGCCGTCGGTGCCGGTCAAGCTGGTGATCATCGACGAGTCGTACGCGCTCGTGTCGTTGTCGATCAGAGAGGCCGACGTGCACAACACGATGCTGGTGGTGCAGCCGTGCGGCCTGCTCTCGGCGCTCATGGCACTGTTCGAGCAGTCCTGGCAGAACGCCCTGCCGTTCCACGGCCGCACCACCCACCCGGGCGGCCTGCCACCCGCCGACCGCCGCCTGCTGTGGCTCCTCGCGGGCGGCGCGGGCGACGACGTCATCGCCCGCGAGCTGGGCATCAGCCGCCGCACGCTCTTCCGCCGCCTGCAGATCCTGATGGCCCAGCTGGGCGCAGCGAACCGCTTCCAGATGGCCTTGCAGGCCCAGCGCTCCGGCTGGCTGTGA
- a CDS encoding OmpA family protein gives MKRPRRSAATLAVTLLLTGLSVTGAHAAGPTPSTPPDSTSSTPPPTIDPAAPGLKLGDGATLAPSKVLDIKSVVEDMGGDERREDTNADVTFALQAEVLFARDSPKLNPEAKARIKAIAEEALAQHATKVRVFGFTDNLGSYEHGKILSKRRADSVQQELATSLGSDVTFDIRGYSEDYPIASNDTEEGRTKNRRVEISFPRGEKPGAGATS, from the coding sequence ATGAAACGACCCCGCCGCTCCGCGGCCACCCTCGCCGTCACCCTCCTCCTCACCGGCCTGTCCGTCACCGGCGCACACGCCGCCGGGCCCACCCCCAGCACGCCCCCGGACAGCACCAGTTCGACCCCGCCGCCCACGATCGACCCGGCCGCCCCCGGCCTGAAGCTCGGCGACGGCGCGACCCTCGCTCCCTCCAAGGTCCTCGACATCAAATCCGTCGTCGAGGACATGGGCGGTGACGAACGCCGCGAGGACACCAACGCCGACGTGACGTTCGCGCTCCAGGCGGAAGTCCTCTTTGCCAGGGACAGTCCCAAGCTCAACCCGGAGGCCAAGGCCCGGATCAAGGCCATCGCCGAGGAAGCGCTGGCCCAGCACGCCACCAAGGTCAGGGTCTTCGGCTTCACCGACAACCTCGGTTCGTACGAGCACGGCAAGATCCTCTCCAAGCGCCGCGCCGACTCCGTACAGCAGGAACTGGCCACCTCGCTCGGCTCCGACGTCACCTTCGACATCCGGGGGTACAGCGAGGACTACCCGATCGCGTCGAACGACACCGAAGAGGGCCGTACGAAGAACCGCCGCGTCGAGATCTCCTTCCCCCGGGGCGAGAAGCCCGGAGCGGGAGCGACGTCGTAG
- a CDS encoding AAA family ATPase: MTTRILPAVGDPDAARAVITLLSQLPDAEPAPPVTDSTSLLDLLARSAGASLDELPEVVLVHERIGPTPALELIREVALRFPAVGVVLITADVSPLLYTAAMDSGARGLIGLPLGYEELAARVQNAASWSTGVRRHLGGGADTATGPGGTVVTVTGAKGGVGATVTAVQLALAAASSGRSVALVDLDLQSGDVASYLDVQFRRSIADLAGITDISPRVLQDAVYAHPTGVGLLLAPGDGERGEEVTDRVARQTIGALRNRYEIVIVDCGTQLNSANAAAVEMADHALLLVTPDVVAVRAAKRMVRMWDRLQVRKAEETISVVNRATRGAEIQPPLVERITGTKAARAAIPAGFKELQAAVDAGRMQDLDSRSAVKQAMWALAGELGLVKAAPAASHGRGGGLLRGRKGGDRGGDRGAVLVEFAGMAPLIAFVLVAMWQCVLWGYTFSLAGNAADEAARVATASYAVDGSTSGCQEAGLERLPGSWRGAAKVSCAASGNLMRATVHLRTPVLFPGAGNFPWSVDGSAGAALEGEPR; the protein is encoded by the coding sequence ATGACGACTCGCATCCTGCCCGCGGTCGGTGATCCGGACGCGGCCCGCGCGGTGATCACCCTGCTCAGCCAGCTGCCCGACGCGGAACCCGCCCCGCCGGTCACCGACTCGACCTCGCTGCTCGACCTGCTGGCCCGGTCCGCGGGCGCATCCCTCGACGAACTGCCCGAGGTCGTCCTCGTCCACGAACGGATCGGCCCGACCCCCGCACTGGAGCTGATCCGGGAGGTCGCCCTGCGCTTCCCCGCGGTCGGCGTCGTCCTCATCACCGCGGACGTCAGCCCCCTCCTCTACACCGCGGCAATGGACTCCGGGGCCCGCGGTCTCATCGGACTCCCGCTCGGCTACGAGGAGTTGGCGGCCCGCGTACAGAACGCCGCCTCCTGGTCCACCGGTGTCCGCCGCCACCTGGGCGGCGGCGCGGACACGGCCACCGGACCCGGCGGTACGGTCGTCACGGTCACCGGCGCCAAGGGCGGCGTCGGCGCCACCGTCACCGCCGTCCAACTCGCCCTGGCCGCGGCGTCGTCGGGCCGGTCCGTCGCGCTGGTGGACCTGGACCTCCAGTCCGGGGACGTCGCCTCGTACCTCGACGTGCAGTTCCGCCGCTCGATCGCCGACCTGGCGGGCATCACGGACATCTCGCCCCGGGTCCTCCAGGACGCCGTGTACGCCCATCCGACGGGCGTCGGCCTGCTCCTCGCTCCCGGTGACGGCGAACGCGGCGAGGAGGTCACCGACCGGGTCGCCCGGCAGACGATCGGAGCCCTGCGCAACCGCTACGAGATCGTGATCGTCGACTGCGGCACCCAGCTGAACAGCGCGAACGCCGCCGCCGTGGAGATGGCCGACCACGCGCTGCTCCTGGTCACCCCCGATGTCGTCGCCGTACGGGCGGCCAAGCGGATGGTGCGGATGTGGGACCGCCTCCAGGTCCGCAAGGCCGAGGAGACCATCTCCGTCGTCAACCGGGCCACCCGCGGCGCGGAGATCCAGCCACCGCTCGTCGAACGGATCACCGGTACGAAGGCGGCGCGCGCCGCGATTCCGGCAGGCTTCAAGGAACTCCAGGCCGCGGTCGACGCGGGCCGGATGCAGGACCTGGACAGCCGGTCCGCGGTCAAGCAGGCGATGTGGGCGCTGGCCGGGGAACTGGGCCTGGTGAAGGCGGCCCCCGCGGCCTCGCACGGCCGGGGCGGCGGTCTGCTGCGCGGCCGGAAGGGCGGGGACCGGGGTGGCGACCGGGGCGCGGTCCTGGTCGAGTTCGCCGGGATGGCCCCGCTCATCGCGTTCGTCCTGGTGGCGATGTGGCAGTGCGTGCTGTGGGGCTACACGTTCTCGCTGGCGGGCAACGCGGCGGACGAGGCGGCGCGGGTGGCGACGGCGTCGTACGCGGTCGACGGCTCGACGTCCGGCTGCCAGGAGGCGGGCCTCGAACGCCTGCCGGGCAGCTGGCGGGGCGCCGCGAAGGTCAGCTGCGCCGCATCGGGCAATCTGATGCGGGCGACGGTGCATCTGCGCACGCCGGTGCTCTTCCCGGGGGCGGGGAACTTCCCGTGGTCGGTGGACGGGAGCGCGGGGGCGGCGCTGGAGGGGGAGCCGCGATGA